A window of the Pseudomonas gozinkensis genome harbors these coding sequences:
- a CDS encoding penicillin-binding protein activator: protein MIACLRLFTALCLAALLAACASSPSSSLGELPRTPDATIEQLLEQAAQAKSPDKAALLRLSAADMAYRQGNAGQSAQILQQVPMEQLQPGQQAFASTLSAELAMTRNQPKAALTALSHPSLQRLSEMSVPLQVRAGTVHARALEADGQTLAAARERIFIAPMLEGEAASKNHEAIWTLIASLPADQLQANTTDDLGGWMSLALAVKTAGTLEQQQAAIDNWRNQHPKHPAAINLPLPLTKLKELASQPLSKIALLLPQDGQLASVGKALRDGFMAAHYQAQQAGQKPPAIEFYDSSKLTNLDEFYRKAQADGVQLVVGPLEKPLVKQLSTRPQLPITTLALNYSEGDQGPAQLFQFGLAAEDEAREVSRRARADGLHRAAIMVPKGEWGDRVMRAFSQDWQANGGSIVATERVDQPVQLAQQIADMFQLRQSEARAKSLQNAAGTNVAAQPSRRQDIEFIFLAATPQQAQQIKPTLNFQYAGDVPVYATSHVFSASGDVNQYNDMNGVRFCETPWLLETSDPLRQQVTAQWPQAAGSLGRLYAMGVDAYRLAPRLDQLKALPDSRIEGQSGSLGMTQSQRVVRQLPWAQFVSGQIQRLPDTPR, encoded by the coding sequence ATGATCGCTTGCCTGCGGCTGTTCACTGCCCTCTGCCTCGCTGCCTTGCTGGCGGCTTGCGCCAGCTCCCCTTCCTCCAGCCTTGGCGAACTTCCACGGACCCCGGATGCCACCATCGAGCAACTGCTCGAACAGGCTGCCCAGGCCAAATCGCCGGACAAGGCTGCGCTGCTGCGCCTGAGTGCGGCAGACATGGCTTATCGCCAGGGCAATGCCGGACAGTCCGCGCAGATCCTGCAGCAAGTGCCGATGGAACAACTCCAGCCGGGCCAGCAGGCGTTCGCCAGCACGCTGTCTGCCGAACTGGCCATGACCCGCAACCAGCCGAAAGCCGCGCTGACTGCCTTGAGCCATCCAAGCCTGCAACGCCTGAGCGAAATGTCGGTCCCGCTGCAAGTTCGCGCCGGCACCGTTCACGCCCGCGCTCTTGAAGCCGACGGCCAGACCCTGGCTGCCGCTCGCGAGCGCATCTTCATCGCGCCAATGCTGGAAGGCGAAGCCGCCAGCAAGAACCACGAAGCGATCTGGACCCTGATTGCATCGCTTCCGGCCGATCAACTGCAAGCGAACACCACCGATGACCTCGGCGGCTGGATGAGCCTGGCCCTGGCGGTAAAAACCGCTGGCACTCTGGAGCAGCAGCAAGCCGCCATCGACAACTGGCGCAACCAGCATCCGAAGCATCCAGCCGCAATCAACCTGCCGCTACCCCTGACCAAACTAAAGGAACTGGCCAGCCAGCCCCTGAGCAAGATCGCCCTGCTGCTGCCGCAAGACGGCCAACTGGCCTCGGTCGGCAAGGCCCTGCGTGACGGCTTCATGGCCGCGCACTACCAGGCTCAGCAAGCCGGCCAGAAACCACCGGCCATCGAGTTCTACGACAGCTCGAAACTGACCAACCTCGACGAGTTCTACCGCAAGGCCCAGGCTGATGGTGTGCAACTGGTCGTCGGCCCGCTGGAGAAGCCGCTGGTCAAACAGTTGAGCACTCGCCCGCAACTGCCGATCACCACGCTCGCCCTGAACTACAGCGAAGGCGATCAGGGTCCGGCGCAACTGTTCCAGTTCGGCCTGGCCGCTGAAGACGAAGCTCGCGAAGTCTCCCGTCGCGCCCGTGCCGACGGCCTGCATCGCGCCGCCATCATGGTGCCGAAAGGCGAATGGGGCGATCGTGTCATGCGCGCGTTCAGCCAGGACTGGCAAGCCAATGGTGGCAGCATCGTCGCCACCGAACGTGTCGATCAGCCAGTGCAACTGGCCCAGCAGATCGCCGACATGTTCCAGCTGCGCCAGAGCGAGGCGCGTGCCAAGAGCCTGCAGAATGCCGCCGGCACCAACGTTGCCGCCCAGCCTTCGCGTCGTCAGGACATCGAGTTCATCTTCCTCGCCGCCACCCCGCAACAGGCACAACAGATCAAACCGACCCTGAACTTCCAGTACGCCGGTGACGTGCCGGTCTACGCGACCTCCCACGTGTTCAGCGCCAGCGGTGACGTGAACCAGTACAACGACATGAACGGCGTGCGATTCTGCGAAACCCCGTGGCTGCTGGAAACCAGCGATCCATTGCGTCAGCAGGTCACCGCGCAATGGCCACAAGCCGCCGGCAGCCTGGGTCGCCTCTATGCAATGGGCGTCGACGCCTATCGCCTGGCGCCACGCCTGGATCAGCTCAAGGCACTGCCGGACAGCCGCATTGAAGGTCAGTCGGGCAGCCTGGGCATGACCCAGTCCCAACGTGTCGTACGTCAATTGCCATGGGCGCAGTTCGTCAGCGGTCAGATCCAGCGCCTGCCGGACACTCCACGCTGA
- a CDS encoding YraN family protein: MPDRSHLQSGKDAERQALEHLQHRGLRLLAQNWLCKRGELDLVMLDGDTVVFVEVRYRKNTQWGGALDSIDGRKRQKLIFAAQYFLQRESRWANSPCRFDVVAIDSHQGQLNWLQNAFDS; this comes from the coding sequence ATGCCCGACAGGTCACACCTGCAAAGCGGCAAGGATGCCGAGCGCCAGGCGCTCGAGCATCTGCAACACCGGGGTCTGCGCCTGCTGGCGCAGAACTGGTTATGTAAACGCGGTGAGCTTGATCTGGTCATGCTTGATGGCGATACAGTAGTATTCGTCGAAGTCCGCTACAGAAAGAACACTCAATGGGGTGGCGCACTCGACAGCATCGATGGGCGCAAACGGCAGAAACTGATTTTCGCCGCGCAGTATTTTCTTCAGCGCGAGTCGCGTTGGGCCAATTCCCCCTGCCGCTTCGACGTGGTGGCCATCGACAGCCATCAGGGTCAGCTGAACTGGTTGCAGAATGCGTTCGACAGTTGA
- a CDS encoding phosphoheptose isomerase: protein MDMQSRIRQLFQASIDTKQQAMDVLAPHIEQASQVMVNALLNEGKMLSCGNGGSAGDAQHFSSELLNRFERERPSLPAIALTTDSSTITSIANDYSYNEVFSKQIRALGQPGDVLLAISTSGNSANIIQAIQAAHDREMIVVALTGRDGGGMASLLLPEDVEIRVPANVTARIQEVHLLAIHCLCDLIDSQLFGSEE, encoded by the coding sequence ATGGACATGCAATCCCGAATTCGCCAGCTTTTCCAGGCCAGCATCGACACCAAGCAACAGGCGATGGACGTACTTGCACCGCACATCGAGCAAGCCAGCCAGGTGATGGTCAACGCCCTGCTCAACGAGGGCAAAATGCTCTCGTGCGGTAACGGCGGCTCGGCCGGCGATGCCCAGCACTTCTCCTCGGAACTGCTCAACCGTTTCGAGCGCGAGCGCCCTAGCCTGCCGGCGATCGCACTGACCACCGACAGCTCGACCATCACCTCGATCGCCAACGACTACAGCTACAACGAAGTGTTCTCCAAGCAGATCCGCGCACTCGGCCAGCCGGGTGACGTGCTGCTGGCGATTTCGACCAGCGGCAACTCGGCGAACATTATTCAGGCAATCCAGGCCGCACATGATCGCGAAATGATTGTCGTAGCATTGACCGGACGCGACGGCGGCGGCATGGCTTCGCTGCTGCTGCCCGAAGACGTCGAGATTCGCGTACCGGCCAACGTCACCGCACGTATTCAGGAAGTCCACTTGCTGGCGATCCATTGCCTTTGCGATCTGATCGACAGCCAACTGTTCGGGAGTGAAGAATGA
- a CDS encoding BON domain-containing protein, translated as MTPNRLGLLALTLCLGISGCTSVVNASREAPIEDDRGTRTFGSKIDDSLIETKVGVNVAKADPALDNDSHIVVTSFNGVVLLAGQTPRADLKEKAEQAAANVQRVKKVHNELQVIAPSGFVARQNDSWLTTKIKTQMLADASIPGSRIKVVTENGIVYLLGLLTKQEAAQATNLVQGVSGVQKIVKLFEYID; from the coding sequence ATGACCCCTAATCGCCTTGGCCTTCTGGCCTTGACCCTGTGCCTCGGCATCAGCGGCTGCACGTCGGTGGTGAATGCCAGCCGTGAAGCGCCGATCGAAGACGACCGCGGCACCCGCACTTTCGGCAGCAAGATCGATGACTCGCTGATCGAAACCAAAGTCGGCGTCAACGTGGCCAAGGCCGATCCGGCCCTGGACAACGACTCGCACATCGTCGTTACCAGCTTCAACGGTGTCGTGCTGCTGGCTGGCCAGACCCCGCGCGCAGATCTCAAGGAGAAGGCCGAACAAGCCGCCGCCAATGTGCAGCGCGTTAAAAAGGTCCATAACGAACTGCAAGTGATTGCGCCTTCAGGCTTCGTTGCCCGCCAGAACGACTCCTGGCTGACCACCAAGATCAAGACCCAGATGCTCGCCGACGCCAGCATTCCCGGTTCGCGCATCAAAGTCGTGACCGAGAACGGCATCGTTTACCTGCTGGGCCTGCTGACCAAACAGGAAGCCGCCCAGGCGACCAACCTGGTGCAGGGTGTTTCCGGCGTGCAGAAGATTGTGAAGCTGTTCGAGTACATCGACTGA
- a CDS encoding ClpXP protease specificity-enhancing factor, producing the protein MNSSRPYLVRALYEWIVDNDCTPHMLVNSEYPAVQVPQGFASDGQIVLNISPSAVRHLHMDNDVVTFEGRFGGVPHSLYVPIAAILGIYARENGQGMVFDLESPMDDEDEIEQDDDVPPPDSEPPRPSGRPSLKVVK; encoded by the coding sequence ATGAACTCCAGTCGACCTTATCTGGTCCGCGCGCTCTACGAGTGGATTGTGGATAACGATTGCACCCCGCACATGCTGGTCAATTCCGAGTACCCGGCGGTGCAGGTGCCGCAGGGATTTGCCAGTGACGGGCAGATTGTCCTGAACATTTCGCCGAGTGCCGTGCGGCACTTGCACATGGACAACGACGTTGTGACCTTCGAAGGTCGCTTCGGTGGCGTCCCGCACAGTCTTTACGTGCCGATTGCTGCAATTCTGGGGATCTACGCCCGGGAAAACGGTCAGGGCATGGTGTTCGATCTGGAGTCGCCGATGGATGACGAAGACGAGATCGAGCAGGATGACGATGTTCCGCCACCGGACAGCGAGCCACCGCGCCCAAGCGGCCGGCCAAGCCTGAAAGTGGTGAAGTAA
- a CDS encoding glutathione S-transferase N-terminal domain-containing protein, whose product MGVTNRLACYSDPADHYSHRVRIVLAEKGVSAEIIFVEAGRQPPKLIEVNPYGSLPTLVDRDLALWESTVVMEYLDERYPHPPLMPVYPVARANSRLLIHRIQRDWCGLVDLILDSRTKEAARAVARKELRESLTGVSPLFADKPFFLSEEQSLVDCCLLPILWRLPILGIELPRPAKPLLDYMERQFAREAFQASLSGVERDMR is encoded by the coding sequence ATGGGCGTGACCAATCGGTTGGCCTGTTACTCCGACCCCGCCGACCACTATTCCCACCGAGTGCGCATCGTGCTTGCAGAGAAGGGTGTCAGCGCCGAAATCATTTTTGTGGAGGCTGGTCGTCAGCCGCCTAAACTGATTGAAGTGAACCCTTACGGCAGTCTGCCCACGCTGGTCGATCGCGACCTGGCGTTGTGGGAGTCGACCGTGGTGATGGAATACCTGGATGAGCGTTACCCGCATCCGCCATTGATGCCTGTGTATCCGGTGGCGCGTGCCAACAGCCGTCTGCTGATTCACCGCATTCAGCGCGACTGGTGTGGTCTGGTGGATCTGATTCTGGATTCGCGCACCAAGGAAGCGGCCCGTGCCGTGGCGCGCAAGGAATTGCGCGAAAGCCTGACAGGCGTGTCACCGCTGTTTGCCGACAAGCCGTTTTTCCTCAGTGAGGAACAAAGTCTGGTGGATTGCTGCCTATTGCCAATACTCTGGCGTTTGCCGATTCTGGGTATAGAACTGCCGCGGCCGGCCAAGCCGCTGCTTGATTATATGGAGCGTCAGTTTGCGCGTGAGGCTTTCCAGGCGAGTCTGTCTGGTGTCGAACGCGACATGCGCTAA
- a CDS encoding cytochrome c1, whose product MKKLFFALIFAALPVLSFAAEHGGPELEKVDIDVSDKAALQDGARTFANYCMGCHSAKFQRYERVADDLGIPHELMLEKLVFTGAKIGDHMNIGMQPADAKTWFGAAPPDLTLVARVRGTDWLYGYLKSFYEDPARPWGVNNKVFPNVGMPNVLVGLQGRQVVGCKQVQIVEDGKKQYDPLTGTPLTHEACDQLTIVPKTGTLNEEQFDEKVKNLVTFLAYSANPVKLQHQRIGTYVLLYLAFFFVFAYLLKREYWKDVH is encoded by the coding sequence ATGAAAAAGTTATTTTTTGCTCTGATTTTTGCTGCTCTGCCAGTGCTGTCTTTCGCGGCCGAACACGGTGGTCCGGAACTGGAAAAGGTCGATATCGACGTTTCCGACAAGGCTGCCTTGCAGGATGGTGCGCGTACTTTCGCCAACTATTGCATGGGTTGCCACAGTGCCAAGTTCCAGCGTTACGAGCGTGTTGCCGATGACCTCGGCATTCCGCACGAACTGATGCTGGAAAAACTGGTGTTCACTGGCGCCAAGATCGGCGATCACATGAACATCGGCATGCAGCCGGCCGACGCCAAGACCTGGTTTGGCGCAGCGCCGCCAGACCTGACGCTGGTGGCTCGTGTTCGCGGCACCGATTGGCTTTACGGTTACCTCAAGTCGTTCTATGAAGATCCAGCGCGTCCATGGGGCGTGAACAACAAGGTCTTCCCGAACGTCGGCATGCCTAACGTGCTGGTCGGCCTGCAGGGGCGTCAGGTCGTGGGTTGCAAGCAGGTACAGATCGTTGAAGACGGCAAGAAGCAATATGACCCGCTGACCGGTACGCCTCTGACTCATGAAGCGTGCGATCAGTTGACCATCGTGCCGAAAACCGGAACCCTCAACGAAGAGCAGTTCGATGAGAAGGTCAAGAATCTGGTAACCTTCCTGGCTTACTCGGCTAACCCGGTTAAGCTGCAACATCAGCGCATCGGTACTTACGTCTTGCTGTACCTGGCGTTCTTCTTTGTGTTCGCCTACCTGCTCAAGCGTGAATACTGGAAAGACGTGCACTGA
- a CDS encoding cytochrome b, with product MSKFMDWVDARFPATKMWEDHLSKYYAPKNFNFFYFFGSLALLVLVNQIVTGVWLTMSYTPSAEEAFASVEYIMRDVEYGSILRLLHSTGASAFFIVVYLHMFRGLLYGSYQKPRELVWVFGMLIYLALMAEAFMGYLLPWGQMSYWGAQVIISLFGAIPVIGNDLTQWIRGDYLISGITLNRFFALHVVALPIVILGLVVLHILALHEVGSNNPDGVDIKKHKDENGIPLDGIAFHPYYTVKDIVGVVVFLFIFCFIVFFFPEMGGYFLEKPNFEQANPFKTPEHIAPVWYFTPFYAILRAVPDKLMGVIAMGAAIAVLFVLPWLDRSPVKSMRYKGWMSKIWLVVFCISFVILGILGVLAPTPGRTLLSQVCTFLYFAYFILMPFYTRLEKTKPVPERVTG from the coding sequence ATGAGCAAGTTCATGGATTGGGTTGATGCGCGCTTCCCCGCCACCAAGATGTGGGAAGACCATCTCAGCAAGTATTACGCTCCAAAAAACTTCAACTTCTTCTACTTTTTCGGCTCGCTGGCGCTGCTCGTTCTGGTCAACCAGATCGTCACCGGTGTCTGGCTGACCATGAGCTACACCCCGTCGGCGGAAGAAGCGTTCGCTTCCGTCGAATACATCATGCGCGATGTCGAGTACGGTTCGATCCTGCGCCTGCTGCACTCCACTGGCGCTTCGGCGTTTTTCATCGTGGTCTATCTGCACATGTTCCGTGGCCTGCTCTACGGTTCGTACCAGAAGCCGCGTGAGTTGGTGTGGGTTTTCGGCATGCTGATCTACCTGGCGCTGATGGCCGAAGCCTTCATGGGGTACCTGTTGCCGTGGGGCCAGATGTCCTACTGGGGTGCCCAGGTAATCATCTCGCTGTTCGGTGCGATCCCAGTCATCGGCAACGACCTGACCCAGTGGATCCGTGGTGACTACCTGATTTCCGGGATCACCCTGAACCGCTTCTTCGCCCTGCACGTGGTTGCGTTGCCGATCGTGATTCTCGGTCTGGTGGTGCTGCACATCCTGGCGCTGCACGAAGTCGGTTCGAACAACCCGGACGGCGTGGACATCAAGAAGCACAAAGACGAAAACGGTATCCCGCTGGACGGCATCGCCTTCCACCCGTACTACACCGTGAAAGATATCGTCGGCGTTGTGGTGTTCCTGTTCATCTTCTGCTTCATTGTGTTCTTCTTCCCGGAAATGGGCGGCTACTTCCTCGAAAAACCTAACTTCGAGCAAGCCAACCCGTTCAAGACCCCTGAGCACATTGCACCGGTCTGGTACTTCACACCGTTCTACGCAATCCTGCGTGCGGTCCCTGACAAGCTCATGGGTGTTATCGCCATGGGTGCAGCGATTGCGGTGCTGTTCGTCCTGCCATGGCTCGATCGCAGCCCGGTCAAGTCGATGCGCTACAAAGGCTGGATGAGCAAGATCTGGCTGGTGGTGTTCTGCATTTCGTTCGTGATCCTCGGCATTCTGGGCGTTCTGGCCCCGACGCCAGGCCGTACGCTGCTGTCGCAGGTCTGCACCTTCCTGTACTTCGCCTACTTCATTCTGATGCCGTTCTACACCAGGCTCGAGAAGACCAAACCGGTTCCGGAAAGGGTGACTGGCTGA
- the petA gene encoding ubiquinol-cytochrome c reductase iron-sulfur subunit → MSNDGVNAGRRRFLVAATSVVGAAGAVGAAVPFVGSWFPSAKAKAAGAPVKVNVSKIEPGQQMIAEWRGQPVFIVRRTEEILGNLKKIEGQLSDPTSKNSTQPTYVDPEVRSIKPEILLLIGICTHLGCSPTFRPEVAPADLGKDWVGGYFCPCHGSHYDLAGRVYKSQPAPLNLPVPPHSYETDDLIVIGVDTEKA, encoded by the coding sequence ATGAGCAATGACGGCGTGAATGCAGGCCGGCGTCGCTTCTTGGTAGCAGCCACATCCGTGGTGGGTGCTGCAGGAGCGGTGGGGGCTGCGGTCCCGTTCGTGGGGTCATGGTTTCCCAGTGCCAAGGCGAAGGCTGCCGGGGCACCGGTGAAAGTGAATGTCAGCAAAATCGAGCCAGGACAGCAGATGATTGCTGAATGGCGCGGCCAGCCGGTGTTCATTGTCCGCCGTACCGAGGAAATCCTGGGGAATCTCAAGAAGATCGAGGGCCAGCTCTCCGATCCGACCTCCAAAAACTCCACGCAACCCACTTATGTCGACCCTGAAGTGCGTTCGATCAAGCCGGAAATCCTCCTGCTGATCGGGATCTGCACTCACCTGGGTTGCTCACCGACCTTCCGTCCCGAAGTGGCACCCGCGGATCTGGGCAAAGACTGGGTAGGCGGCTATTTCTGCCCTTGCCACGGTTCCCACTACGATCTGGCTGGCCGCGTCTACAAGTCGCAACCTGCGCCTTTGAACCTGCCAGTACCCCCGCATTCCTATGAGACCGATGACCTGATTGTCATTGGCGTCGATACGGAGAAAGCGTGA
- the rpsI gene encoding 30S ribosomal protein S9, with translation MSATQNYGTGRRKTATARVFLRPGTGNISINNRSLDTFFGRETARMVVRQPLELTETVEKFDIYVTVIGGGVSGQAGAIRHGITRALMDYDETLRSALRKAGFVTRDAREVERKKVGLRKARKRPQYSKR, from the coding sequence ATGTCGGCGACTCAAAATTACGGCACTGGCCGTCGCAAGACCGCAACCGCACGCGTTTTCCTGCGTCCGGGTACTGGTAACATCTCCATCAACAACCGCTCCCTGGACACGTTCTTCGGTCGCGAAACTGCCCGCATGGTAGTTCGTCAGCCGCTGGAACTGACTGAGACTGTCGAGAAGTTCGACATCTACGTCACCGTCATCGGTGGTGGTGTAAGTGGTCAGGCTGGCGCAATCCGCCACGGTATCACTCGCGCGCTGATGGACTACGACGAAACCCTGCGTAGCGCTCTGCGCAAAGCTGGCTTCGTTACCCGCGACGCCCGTGAAGTTGAACGTAAGAAAGTTGGTCTGCGTAAAGCGCGTAAGCGTCCGCAGTACTCGAAGCGTTAA
- the rplM gene encoding 50S ribosomal protein L13, whose translation MKTFTAKPETVKRDWFVVDAAGQTLGRLATEIASRLRGKHKPEYTPHVDTGDYIVVINAEQIRVTGAKTTDKMYYSHSGFPGGIKSINFEKLIAKAPERVIETAVKGMLPKNPLGRDMYRKLKVYAGAAHPHTAQQPQELKI comes from the coding sequence ATGAAAACTTTTACTGCTAAACCGGAAACAGTAAAGCGCGACTGGTTTGTCGTCGACGCTGCTGGTCAGACCCTGGGTCGTCTGGCCACCGAAATCGCGAGCCGTCTGCGTGGCAAGCACAAGCCTGAGTACACTCCTCACGTTGACACCGGCGACTACATCGTCGTAATCAACGCCGAGCAGATCCGTGTTACCGGTGCTAAAACCACTGACAAAATGTACTACTCCCACTCCGGTTTCCCGGGCGGCATCAAGTCGATCAACTTTGAAAAGCTGATCGCCAAGGCCCCTGAGCGCGTGATCGAGACCGCGGTTAAAGGCATGCTGCCTAAAAACCCACTGGGTCGCGACATGTACCGTAAGCTGAAAGTCTATGCGGGCGCTGCACACCCTCATACTGCTCAGCAGCCCCAAGAACTGAAGATTTAA
- a CDS encoding NADP(H)-dependent aldo-keto reductase yields MDYRQLGRTDLNVSAICLGTMTWGEQNTEAEAFAQIERAKEAGINFLDTAEMYPVPPKADTYATTERYIGNYFKSRGDRADWILASKIAGPGNTIDYIRDKNLRHNRQHITEAVDASLKRLQTDYIDLYQLHWPERSTNFFGQLGYKHQTEANLTPLEDTLEALDEQVKAGKIRHIGLSNETPWGTMRFLALAEARGWPRAVSIQNPYNLLNRSFEIGLAEIAIREQCGLLAYSPLAFGFLSGKYEGGARPPKGRLSLYSRFSRYFNPQSEAACSRYVALAREHGLDPAQMALAFVNQQPFVTSNIIGATTLEQLDSNIASYELKLSREVLEGIEAIHKDHPNPAP; encoded by the coding sequence ATGGACTATCGCCAGCTAGGCCGTACCGATCTGAACGTGAGTGCAATCTGCCTCGGCACCATGACCTGGGGCGAGCAAAATACTGAAGCTGAAGCCTTCGCCCAGATCGAACGGGCCAAAGAGGCCGGGATCAATTTCCTCGACACCGCCGAGATGTACCCGGTGCCACCAAAAGCCGATACCTACGCCACCACCGAGCGCTATATCGGCAATTACTTCAAAAGCCGTGGCGACCGCGCCGACTGGATCCTCGCCAGCAAGATCGCCGGCCCGGGCAACACCATCGACTACATCCGCGACAAAAATCTGCGCCACAATCGCCAGCACATCACCGAAGCCGTGGACGCCAGCCTCAAGCGCCTGCAGACCGATTACATCGACCTCTACCAGTTGCACTGGCCGGAGCGCAGCACCAACTTTTTCGGACAACTGGGCTACAAGCACCAGACCGAAGCCAACCTGACGCCGCTCGAAGACACCCTCGAAGCGCTCGATGAGCAAGTGAAGGCCGGCAAGATCCGCCACATCGGCCTGTCCAACGAAACGCCGTGGGGCACCATGCGTTTCCTGGCTTTGGCCGAAGCCCGTGGCTGGCCACGCGCCGTATCGATCCAGAACCCGTACAACCTGCTCAACCGCAGTTTCGAGATCGGCCTGGCGGAAATCGCCATCCGTGAACAATGCGGCCTGCTCGCCTATTCGCCGCTGGCGTTCGGCTTCCTGTCGGGCAAGTACGAAGGTGGGGCGCGTCCGCCGAAAGGCCGCCTGAGCCTCTACAGCCGCTTCAGCCGCTATTTCAACCCGCAGTCGGAAGCCGCGTGCAGCCGCTATGTGGCACTGGCCCGGGAACACGGCCTGGATCCGGCGCAAATGGCCCTGGCGTTTGTGAATCAGCAACCGTTCGTCACCAGCAACATCATCGGGGCGACGACGCTGGAGCAACTGGACAGCAACATCGCCAGCTACGAGCTGAAACTGTCGAGGGAAGTGCTGGAAGGGATCGAAGCGATTCACAAGGATCATCCGAACCCGGCGCCGTAA